Proteins from a single region of Hydra vulgaris chromosome 12, alternate assembly HydraT2T_AEP:
- the LOC105847296 gene encoding syntaxin-binding protein 4 isoform X4 gives MPEYSFKPKKMDENKICKQSNSTDDTYYDPALNELLELMEDVSETFNDLDINETFDDFQYLSSEYISTDQENQERKHISSSSHYVSTLSLDPMLRVNIDQLELALHQLGISPSDSEKEKLRTRLKTFSNGDVFYGDFVEAVKDLLLKSSSIVKSPKKSFNEPGAKRNSVEFDNKKSDKAVYAEIHNIEEKCDNDGSNLTIIDELKNIRKQLKLVNNDFNFLKQKNYYTESNKNVYEESSIKTKLKKEQSKPDQPFCEFNKQLAAISSHLKKIEASKRSYEVAVHKLLKFTEMVHMFTESESKKILNGQTKRLQKKLTKLCNDSQDIIKAVKLILDDEPLPFGWEEVYSQDGHRYYINHMTETTSWVHPVSGIQH, from the exons ATGCCAGAATATagttttaaacctaaaaaaatggACGAAAATAAGATCTGTAAGCAATCAAATTCTACAGATGATACCTATTATGATCCTGCCCTAAATGAGCTTCTAGAATTGATGGAAGATGTCAGCGAGACTTTCAATGACTTAGATATTAATGAGACTTTCGatgattttcaatatttatcaagtg agtATATCAGTACAGATCAAGAGAATCAAGAAAGAAAACATATATCATCATCAAGCCATTATGTATCAACATTATCTTTGGATCCTATGCTGCGTGTCAACATTGATCAGTTAGAATTA GCATTGCATCAACTTGGTATATCTCCTTCAgattcagaaaaagaaaaactaagaacaagattaaaaacttttagtaaTGGAGATGTTTTTTATGGAg attTTGTGGAAGCTGTTAAGgatctattattaaaaagttcaagTATTGTTAAGTCAccaaaaaagtcttttaatgAACCG gGAGCAAAAAGAAATTCCGTTGAAtttgacaataaaaaatctgataaagCTGTTTACGCAGAAATACataatattgaagaaaaatgtgataatgatGGTAGTAATCTAACAATTATAGATGAGttgaaaaatataagaaaa caACTTAAATTAGTAAACAATGACTTTAACTTCCTTAAACAAAAGAATTACTACAcagaatcaaataaaaatgtttatgaagaatcaagtataaaaacaaaattgaaaaaggaACAGTCCAAACCTGATCAa CCATTTTGTGAGTTTAACAAGCAACTTGCAGCAATAAGCTCACATTTGAAAAAGATTGAAGCTAGTAAAAGATCATATGAAGTTGCTGttcataaacttttaaagtttactGAG atGGTTCATATGTTTACAGAAAGTGAATCAAAAAAGATTCTTAA tgGTCAGACTAAACGATTGCAAAAGAAGTTAACAAAGCTATGCAACGATTCtcaagatattataaaagcTGTGAAACTTATACTAGATGATGAGc ctTTGCCCTTTGGATGGGAGGAAGTTTATTCTCAAGATGGTCATCGTTACTATATTAA TCACATGACAGAGACGACGTCATGGGTGCATCCTGTCTCCGGTATTCAACATTAA
- the LOC105847296 gene encoding syntaxin-binding protein 4 isoform X3, with translation MPEYSFKPKKMDENKICKQSNSTDDTYYDPALNELLELMEDVSETFNDLDINETFDDFQYLSSEYISTDQENQERKHISSSSHYVSTLSLDPMLRVNIDQLELALHQLGISPSDSEKEKLRTRLKTFSNGDVFYGDFVEAVKDLLLKSSSIVKSPKKSFNEPGAKRNSVEFDNKKSDKAVYAEIHNIEEKCDNDGSNLTIIDELKNIRKQLKLVNNDFNFLKQKNYYTESNKNVYEESSIKTKLKKEQSKPDQQPFCEFNKQLAAISSHLKKIEASKRSYEVAVHKLLKFTEMVHMFTESESKKILNGQTKRLQKKLTKLCNDSQDIIKAVKLILDDEPLPFGWEEVYSQDGHRYYINHMTETTSWVHPVSGIQH, from the exons ATGCCAGAATATagttttaaacctaaaaaaatggACGAAAATAAGATCTGTAAGCAATCAAATTCTACAGATGATACCTATTATGATCCTGCCCTAAATGAGCTTCTAGAATTGATGGAAGATGTCAGCGAGACTTTCAATGACTTAGATATTAATGAGACTTTCGatgattttcaatatttatcaagtg agtATATCAGTACAGATCAAGAGAATCAAGAAAGAAAACATATATCATCATCAAGCCATTATGTATCAACATTATCTTTGGATCCTATGCTGCGTGTCAACATTGATCAGTTAGAATTA GCATTGCATCAACTTGGTATATCTCCTTCAgattcagaaaaagaaaaactaagaacaagattaaaaacttttagtaaTGGAGATGTTTTTTATGGAg attTTGTGGAAGCTGTTAAGgatctattattaaaaagttcaagTATTGTTAAGTCAccaaaaaagtcttttaatgAACCG gGAGCAAAAAGAAATTCCGTTGAAtttgacaataaaaaatctgataaagCTGTTTACGCAGAAATACataatattgaagaaaaatgtgataatgatGGTAGTAATCTAACAATTATAGATGAGttgaaaaatataagaaaa caACTTAAATTAGTAAACAATGACTTTAACTTCCTTAAACAAAAGAATTACTACAcagaatcaaataaaaatgtttatgaagaatcaagtataaaaacaaaattgaaaaaggaACAGTCCAAACCTGATCAa CAGCCATTTTGTGAGTTTAACAAGCAACTTGCAGCAATAAGCTCACATTTGAAAAAGATTGAAGCTAGTAAAAGATCATATGAAGTTGCTGttcataaacttttaaagtttactGAG atGGTTCATATGTTTACAGAAAGTGAATCAAAAAAGATTCTTAA tgGTCAGACTAAACGATTGCAAAAGAAGTTAACAAAGCTATGCAACGATTCtcaagatattataaaagcTGTGAAACTTATACTAGATGATGAGc ctTTGCCCTTTGGATGGGAGGAAGTTTATTCTCAAGATGGTCATCGTTACTATATTAA TCACATGACAGAGACGACGTCATGGGTGCATCCTGTCTCCGGTATTCAACATTAA